One window of Dyadobacter sandarakinus genomic DNA carries:
- the moaCB gene encoding bifunctional molybdenum cofactor biosynthesis protein MoaC/MoaB: MVDITHKSPTLRIATAQAIVQVSKAETIEAIQKRIVPKGDVFEMAKAAGFLAVKKTPDLLPDCHPIPVEYTGVQYRIESLDIIIELTVKTIYKTGVEVEAMHGASVVALTMYDMLKPIDKGVEIKNIRLLEKKGGKSDRKPVPANLKTAVVVCSDSISSGLGEDKSGKRIIEKLKEWNLQAADYSIVPDDVQLIRDKVLALCSTGFRLVLITGGTGLSERDVTPEAVDALIDRPIPGIAEVARQYGQQRILTAMLSRSSAGFVGNTLVITMPGSTGGVTEYMDALFPHVLHVFSVLEGNRHDQV, encoded by the coding sequence TTGGTCGACATTACCCACAAATCGCCCACACTCCGCATTGCTACTGCCCAGGCTATTGTGCAGGTCAGCAAGGCCGAGACCATTGAAGCCATTCAGAAGCGCATTGTGCCGAAGGGAGATGTATTTGAAATGGCGAAGGCTGCCGGGTTTCTGGCGGTGAAGAAAACCCCCGATTTGCTGCCCGACTGCCATCCTATCCCGGTTGAATATACCGGCGTGCAGTACAGGATTGAGAGCCTGGATATTATCATTGAGCTTACGGTTAAAACGATATACAAAACCGGTGTAGAGGTGGAGGCTATGCACGGCGCGTCGGTTGTGGCGCTTACGATGTACGACATGCTCAAACCGATCGACAAGGGTGTTGAAATAAAAAACATCAGATTGCTCGAAAAGAAAGGCGGAAAAAGCGACCGCAAGCCGGTGCCGGCAAACCTGAAAACCGCTGTGGTTGTATGTTCGGACAGTATCAGCAGCGGATTGGGAGAAGACAAATCCGGCAAACGCATTATCGAAAAACTGAAAGAATGGAACTTGCAGGCTGCTGATTACAGCATTGTTCCGGACGATGTACAACTTATCCGTGATAAGGTCCTTGCTCTTTGCAGCACCGGCTTCCGTCTGGTGCTGATCACAGGCGGGACCGGCCTTTCGGAAAGAGATGTTACTCCCGAAGCTGTGGATGCGCTTATTGACAGGCCTATTCCCGGAATAGCAGAAGTTGCACGCCAGTACGGGCAGCAGCGTATACTTACTGCTATGCTATCGCGCTCGTCGGCCGGGTTTGTCGGAAATACGCTGGTGATCACCATGCCGGGCAGTACCGGCGGTGTGACAGAATATATGGATGCACTTTTTCCGCACGTATTACACGTTTTCAGCGTTCTCGAAGGAAACAGACACGATCAGGTTTGA
- a CDS encoding alpha/beta hydrolase produces MNKALPTLITCWLMTSNIAAMAQNETMNLWPEGKVPNFKASSVQEKSETDASGILRISGVTVPTITAYIAPKEKATGAAVMICPGGGYSILAASHEGSDFAKWFNERGISAFVLKYRLPDEKAMTHQHEVPLMDAMQAMKLIRQNAGKWNIDPSKIGVMGFSAGGHLAATISTHYHAGKNGSEEAKPNFSILLYPVVSFMPAISHGGSRDKLLGAEKSEELINYYSNELQVSEKTPPAFLVHAEDDGAVPVENSIEYYLALKKLKIPAEMHLYPIGGHGYGMRTEGKGSLSGWPAAMEGWLKSRGYMKN; encoded by the coding sequence ATGAACAAAGCGCTTCCTACCCTGATAACCTGCTGGCTGATGACAAGCAACATAGCTGCTATGGCACAAAACGAAACCATGAACCTCTGGCCCGAGGGCAAAGTACCAAACTTCAAAGCCAGCTCCGTGCAGGAGAAATCCGAGACCGATGCGAGCGGCATTTTGCGTATCAGCGGCGTAACCGTACCTACAATCACGGCTTACATAGCGCCCAAAGAAAAGGCCACAGGTGCGGCTGTGATGATCTGCCCGGGCGGCGGCTACTCCATTCTTGCAGCGTCCCATGAGGGGAGCGATTTTGCTAAATGGTTTAACGAGCGCGGAATTTCTGCATTTGTCCTCAAATACCGGCTCCCCGACGAAAAAGCAATGACGCACCAGCACGAAGTTCCGCTGATGGATGCCATGCAAGCCATGAAACTGATCCGTCAGAATGCCGGAAAGTGGAATATTGATCCGTCGAAGATTGGTGTGATGGGCTTTTCGGCGGGTGGTCACCTTGCTGCCACGATTTCCACGCATTACCATGCAGGAAAAAATGGGTCGGAAGAAGCCAAACCGAATTTCTCCATCCTGCTGTACCCGGTTGTATCGTTCATGCCTGCGATATCACACGGGGGGTCACGTGATAAATTGTTGGGCGCGGAGAAATCGGAAGAACTTATTAATTACTACTCCAATGAATTGCAGGTCAGTGAGAAAACGCCGCCTGCCTTCCTCGTACACGCCGAAGATGATGGAGCTGTGCCCGTTGAAAACAGCATTGAGTACTATCTTGCATTGAAAAAACTGAAAATCCCTGCCGAAATGCACCTCTACCCTATCGGGGGACATGGTTACGGCATGCGGACGGAAGGAAAAGGTTCCCTCTCCGGCTGGCCCGCAGCCATGGAAGGCTGGCTGAAATCGCGCGGGTATATGAAAAATTAA
- a CDS encoding MoaD/ThiS family protein translates to MSFRITYYGMLAEIAGRSEELLDEDGRLTVGQLRGLITDKYPAMRERKFKIAVNQQIADDLAPVEAHAEIALLPPFAGG, encoded by the coding sequence ATGAGCTTTCGGATTACTTACTATGGAATGCTGGCCGAAATTGCAGGCCGGTCGGAAGAGTTGCTGGATGAGGATGGCCGGCTGACCGTGGGGCAGCTGCGCGGGCTGATCACAGACAAGTACCCTGCCATGCGGGAACGTAAGTTTAAGATAGCTGTAAACCAGCAGATAGCGGATGATCTCGCGCCGGTAGAAGCACATGCAGAGATTGCATTGCTGCCTCCGTTTGCGGGAGGATGA
- a CDS encoding molybdenum cofactor biosynthesis protein MoaE gives MEKTHKPKKVFVQGPVSPEFISKSVASHQQKTSIGAHAIFLGQIRADQKPEGAVTGIEYSAYEPMAEQAFHEIREAAFAKFDLVCLHIYHSLGIVPTGEVSLFVFVSSSHRRAAFEASEFIVEEIKTKVPIFGKELIGGEGKYIWKENS, from the coding sequence ATGGAAAAAACGCACAAGCCTAAAAAAGTCTTCGTTCAGGGGCCGGTCAGTCCGGAGTTTATATCGAAGTCTGTGGCCAGTCATCAGCAAAAAACCAGCATTGGCGCTCATGCCATTTTCCTGGGGCAGATCCGTGCCGATCAGAAACCGGAAGGTGCCGTAACCGGCATTGAATACTCCGCCTATGAACCCATGGCCGAGCAGGCTTTTCACGAAATCAGGGAAGCCGCCTTTGCAAAATTCGATCTGGTTTGCCTCCACATTTATCACAGTCTCGGCATTGTTCCCACAGGTGAGGTAAGCCTGTTTGTATTTGTCTCATCATCCCACCGCCGCGCCGCTTTTGAAGCCTCGGAGTTTATCGTAGAAGAAATCAAAACCAAAGTCCCCATCTTCGGAAAAGAACTGATCGGCGGGGAAGGTAAGTACATTTGGAAGGAGAATAGTTAG
- a CDS encoding molybdopterin molybdotransferase MoeA: protein MVTVQEAKQRVAAHTKLLPVQVRDLSAASGFVLAEDIAAPISLPTFRQSSMDGYAILHTDVVEKGIVLSIRGESRAGQAQVPALHPGQACRIFTGAPVPEGATAVIMQEHTSAVNGKVTLQEFPVPDGKNIRRVGQQIREGEVALKAGTRLSPGAIGFLRGLNVQQVTVYRKPRVAMLLTGDELLQPGELLVPGKIYESNSGMVVAALAREGVTEVALSYTQDDSRSTIEALEKLTKDFDLVLINGGISVGDYDYVGQALGEIGAETIFYKVKQKPGKPLLFARKDTTLYFALPGNPASTLVCFYEYVLPAVRMMSGFPDPFVRKIRMPVKNPYSFDGDRDEFLKAYVEGEYVIPLEGQESFALRSFAAANALIYLPAEQNTVQAGELVEVHLLPD from the coding sequence ATGGTTACAGTTCAGGAGGCAAAACAGCGGGTCGCTGCCCATACAAAATTACTGCCAGTACAGGTCCGGGATCTTTCGGCGGCTTCTGGTTTCGTGCTGGCCGAAGATATTGCCGCTCCGATCTCGCTTCCAACGTTCAGGCAGTCATCCATGGATGGTTATGCTATTCTGCATACCGATGTTGTGGAAAAAGGCATCGTTTTGAGTATCCGGGGTGAGTCAAGAGCCGGCCAGGCCCAGGTTCCCGCATTACATCCCGGACAGGCATGCCGCATTTTTACCGGCGCGCCCGTCCCTGAGGGTGCTACCGCCGTCATCATGCAGGAGCATACTTCGGCAGTCAACGGGAAGGTTACTTTGCAGGAATTTCCCGTACCTGATGGCAAAAACATCCGCAGGGTAGGTCAGCAGATCCGTGAGGGAGAAGTAGCCCTCAAAGCAGGTACCCGCCTTTCTCCGGGCGCGATCGGATTTTTGAGAGGGTTGAATGTGCAGCAGGTAACCGTGTACCGCAAGCCGCGCGTGGCCATGCTACTGACCGGCGACGAGCTGCTGCAGCCCGGCGAACTGCTGGTACCGGGTAAAATTTACGAATCCAACTCAGGCATGGTCGTGGCTGCGCTGGCCAGGGAAGGTGTTACGGAAGTAGCATTGTCCTACACCCAAGATGACAGCCGGTCTACCATTGAGGCATTGGAAAAGCTGACGAAAGATTTTGACCTGGTGCTGATCAATGGTGGAATTTCGGTTGGTGACTACGACTACGTGGGTCAGGCATTGGGTGAAATCGGAGCCGAGACCATCTTTTATAAAGTAAAACAAAAACCAGGTAAACCCCTGCTGTTTGCCAGAAAGGACACTACCCTGTATTTTGCCTTGCCAGGAAATCCGGCGTCCACCCTGGTTTGTTTTTATGAGTACGTGCTGCCGGCAGTCAGGATGATGAGCGGCTTTCCCGATCCTTTTGTCAGAAAAATCAGGATGCCTGTCAAAAACCCGTATTCATTTGACGGGGACCGGGATGAATTTCTGAAAGCTTACGTTGAAGGTGAATATGTAATACCTTTGGAAGGGCAGGAGTCATTTGCTTTACGCTCGTTTGCGGCCGCCAATGCACTCATATACCTGCCGGCAGAACAAAACACCGTGCAGGCAGGAGAGCTGGTGGAAGTGCACCTGCTACCCGACTGA
- a CDS encoding peptidylprolyl isomerase, translating to MTKAEMITDKGTMLIELYDEDAPGTVKNFVDLSKKGFYDGLIFHRVIPDFMIQGGDPTGTGRGGPGYQIKCELTGEKQFHDRGVLSMAHAGRDTGGSQFFICHSRKNTAHLDRNHTCFGKVVEGVETVDEIRQGDKIQKITIIEEEA from the coding sequence ATGACAAAAGCAGAAATGATCACCGACAAAGGGACCATGCTGATCGAACTATACGATGAGGATGCGCCAGGAACGGTAAAGAACTTTGTTGACCTTTCAAAAAAAGGCTTTTACGACGGACTGATATTCCACCGCGTAATTCCTGATTTCATGATCCAGGGCGGCGATCCTACCGGCACAGGCCGCGGGGGACCTGGATATCAGATCAAATGCGAGCTTACCGGCGAAAAGCAATTCCATGACCGTGGTGTACTTTCCATGGCTCATGCAGGACGGGATACCGGTGGTTCACAGTTCTTTATCTGTCACAGCCGCAAAAACACCGCTCACTTGGACCGCAACCATACATGCTTCGGTAAAGTAGTGGAAGGCGTGGAAACAGTAGACGAGATCCGTCAGGGCGACAAAATCCAGAAGATCACGATTATTGAAGAAGAGGCATAG
- the moaA gene encoding GTP 3',8-cyclase MoaA yields MTLPILDTFGRKHTYLRISLTDKCNLRCTYCMPQEEMQFMPSKWLMQADEIEVLAGILVEMGVEKIRLTGGEPLVRKDVGQIMESLGKLPASLTLTTNAIYAEQYIPALKNAGVTSLNVSLDTLKRERFQQVTKRDLFSKTMHNIDLLLEAGFVVKLNMVVMKGVNEDEVNDFVRLTAAQPNLHVRFIEFMPFKGNQWDMSKIVSYADLLSGIGQEYAFEALPGEAHDTARRFRVEGGAGTFGIIGTVTQPFCAGCNRIRLTADGKLKNCLFDTSEADLLTPLRRGEDVRSLIYNHFRKKHFAHGGHIGFQEKQARTDYEQNREMIAIGG; encoded by the coding sequence ATGACATTACCGATTCTCGACACATTTGGCCGCAAGCATACTTATCTGCGTATCTCGCTCACGGATAAGTGTAACCTGCGCTGCACCTATTGCATGCCGCAGGAAGAAATGCAGTTTATGCCTTCCAAATGGTTGATGCAAGCCGACGAAATCGAGGTGCTGGCGGGCATACTGGTGGAAATGGGTGTCGAAAAGATCCGGCTTACCGGAGGAGAGCCGCTGGTGCGGAAGGATGTCGGTCAGATCATGGAAAGTTTGGGTAAACTGCCTGCTTCCCTGACCCTTACTACCAATGCGATCTACGCAGAACAGTATATTCCTGCCCTGAAAAATGCGGGAGTAACTTCTTTAAATGTGAGTCTGGATACCTTGAAGCGCGAGCGTTTTCAGCAGGTCACCAAGCGCGATCTTTTTTCTAAGACCATGCACAACATTGACCTGCTTTTGGAAGCGGGCTTTGTAGTGAAGCTGAACATGGTGGTGATGAAAGGAGTGAATGAGGATGAGGTCAATGATTTTGTAAGACTCACCGCCGCACAACCTAATCTGCACGTGCGCTTTATTGAGTTTATGCCATTCAAAGGCAATCAGTGGGATATGTCCAAGATTGTTTCCTACGCCGATTTGCTGAGCGGGATCGGGCAGGAATATGCATTTGAAGCATTGCCGGGTGAAGCCCACGATACTGCGCGCAGGTTCAGAGTGGAGGGCGGGGCAGGTACCTTCGGGATTATCGGTACCGTTACGCAGCCATTTTGCGCAGGCTGTAACCGGATCAGGCTTACGGCTGACGGCAAACTGAAAAACTGCCTTTTTGATACATCGGAAGCGGACCTGCTTACCCCGCTGCGCAGGGGAGAGGATGTGAGATCATTGATATACAATCATTTTCGTAAAAAGCATTTCGCGCATGGAGGACATATTGGTTTCCAGGAAAAACAAGCCCGCACTGACTACGAGCAGAACCGCGAAATGATTGCCATTGGCGGCTAG
- a CDS encoding lytic transglycosylase domain-containing protein, translating into MIRLIFMAFSIAIFGKLPVREVEVEKKELKETSIIDSDLLAIDFCGEAIPLSELRIAERYQNTIRNYDNPTFRKLMTRTQKRMRIIEPILKKYGVPADFKYIPLIESEMSDEVTSRRGAGGYWQMMPSTAKSLGLVVNDTRDDRKHLVKSTHAAGKYLRELHRQLGSWTLVAAAYNAGPTHIQNRMDSQNKNNYFKLRLNTETARYIYKLLAVKEWFSNPERSREWVNGDVLSRIADFKTEQEKAGTQLAKTLAGS; encoded by the coding sequence ATGATTAGACTTATCTTTATGGCCTTCTCAATCGCAATATTCGGCAAGCTGCCGGTGCGCGAGGTGGAGGTGGAAAAGAAGGAACTGAAAGAAACCAGCATCATTGATTCAGATCTTCTTGCTATTGACTTCTGTGGAGAAGCGATCCCGTTATCGGAGCTTCGAATTGCCGAGCGATACCAGAACACGATCAGGAATTACGATAATCCCACCTTTCGTAAGCTGATGACCAGGACCCAAAAGAGAATGCGGATTATTGAGCCCATTCTGAAAAAGTACGGAGTACCAGCCGATTTTAAATACATTCCTTTGATAGAGAGCGAAATGAGCGACGAAGTAACGTCGCGGCGGGGCGCAGGAGGTTACTGGCAAATGATGCCCTCCACTGCCAAATCGCTCGGGCTGGTAGTAAATGACACCAGGGACGATCGCAAACATCTTGTAAAATCAACCCATGCAGCGGGTAAATATCTGCGGGAGCTGCACCGCCAGCTTGGATCATGGACACTGGTTGCCGCTGCCTACAATGCCGGTCCAACCCACATCCAGAACCGGATGGATTCCCAGAACAAAAACAACTACTTCAAGCTGCGCCTGAATACCGAAACTGCCAGGTATATTTATAAACTGCTTGCAGTGAAAGAGTGGTTTTCAAACCCGGAAAGAAGCCGCGAATGGGTAAACGGCGATGTACTCAGCCGGATTGCCGATTTCAAAACGGAACAGGAAAAAGCAGGTACGCAGCTGGCCAAAACACTTGCCGGCTCCTAG
- a CDS encoding PVC-type heme-binding CxxCH protein gives MNFNKTLKLLPAGCLVLGLMVASYQKSNPSTADSRTLDSLYKDLTDAQKRSAKYAVAGLSVTEGLEATLFAAEPAITNPTNIDVDHLGRVWVCEAYNYRPAINGNPTKNEGDRILILEDTDGDGKSDKTTVFYQGKEINSPIGIWVMDNRVVVSQSPYVWLFTDENRDGKADKKEVIFEGIGGEQHDHGMHAFVFGPDGKLYFNFGNEGGQLLDGKGKPVIGKNGQPIDFTKLKQGMVFRCDPDFTNIEVLANNFRNNYEVAVDSYGTLWQSDNDDDGNKSVRINYVMQYGNYGYTDELTGAGWRAGRTNMEDSIPYRHWHLNDPGVVPNLLQTGSGSPTGMVVYEGRLLPKAFWDQMIHCEPGHNVVRSYPVQKAGAGYTAKIVNIVDGKRDQWFRPSDVCVAPDGSLIVSDWYDPGVGGHQAGDQNKGRIYRIAPPGTTYRIPKNDFTTVTGGIKALQSPSVSVRYMAWNALSKMGDQAVPALEALYLDKKANPRMRTRALWLLSKTAAGERNIDKAVKDANPDIRIAGLRAASELKALQLIPYIQLLARDTDPQVRRECALMLHNNASPEAPALWTQLAQQYDGKDRWYLEALGIAAEGQWDSFFKAWLNKSGINPVASQAGKDIVWRSRSSESVNLLASLASDSNVPLKSRLRYFRAFDFNPGATQKSSALLKIMKGNAPDQSKVNELVLRHLDPAFVKQSPEAMAAVQKLLDSSYGTPVYLEMLGRYELPGENQRLLEMAVKEPYSGLGRGAASQLMKQGGAELIWSVIKGNDADKSEAAVTAMRSIGSKEALDMLKTVSLDTKYPEPLRLASARALGGTMSGEDIVLDLLKDGKYTGDIKAAAVKGLAGAWRKSVKMEAAKYSDAGAVAARKHPDVKELITMKGNVSKGKQVFSSYCSVCHQVNGEGMDFGPKLSEIGSKLPKEAQYAAIFEPSAGIGFGYEGFEVKFKDGSTVSGIISSKTETDLIMKFPGGSTQEYKMSQVKSIKQLSDSMMPAGLPDAMSTEELVSLVDYLSNLKK, from the coding sequence ATGAACTTTAATAAAACATTAAAACTATTGCCCGCGGGCTGTCTTGTGCTGGGCCTGATGGTCGCTTCCTACCAGAAGTCCAACCCCAGTACGGCCGACAGCCGGACGCTCGACAGTCTTTACAAAGACCTGACCGATGCCCAGAAACGTTCCGCCAAATACGCCGTAGCAGGTCTTTCCGTCACCGAAGGACTGGAAGCAACACTATTTGCAGCGGAGCCGGCCATTACCAATCCCACCAACATTGATGTCGATCATCTCGGTCGGGTCTGGGTGTGCGAAGCTTACAACTACCGCCCTGCCATTAACGGTAATCCCACCAAAAATGAAGGTGACCGCATACTGATCCTGGAAGATACGGACGGTGATGGCAAGTCGGATAAGACAACTGTATTCTACCAGGGCAAAGAAATCAACTCGCCGATCGGAATCTGGGTGATGGATAACCGGGTAGTTGTTTCCCAGAGCCCGTATGTGTGGCTTTTTACTGACGAAAACCGCGATGGAAAGGCGGATAAAAAGGAAGTGATTTTTGAAGGAATCGGAGGAGAGCAGCACGACCATGGTATGCATGCTTTCGTATTTGGTCCTGATGGCAAGCTGTATTTCAACTTCGGAAATGAGGGAGGACAGCTGCTGGACGGAAAAGGAAAGCCTGTCATCGGGAAAAATGGTCAGCCTATTGATTTTACAAAACTAAAGCAGGGTATGGTTTTCCGCTGCGACCCTGATTTTACCAATATAGAAGTGCTGGCCAACAATTTTAGAAACAACTACGAAGTGGCGGTCGACAGCTACGGTACCCTGTGGCAATCCGACAATGATGACGACGGCAACAAGAGTGTCCGGATCAACTATGTAATGCAGTACGGAAATTACGGCTATACCGACGAGCTCACCGGCGCAGGCTGGCGGGCGGGCCGCACCAATATGGAAGATTCTATCCCATACCGCCACTGGCACCTCAATGATCCCGGTGTAGTGCCCAACCTCCTGCAGACAGGCTCCGGCTCACCCACAGGCATGGTCGTGTACGAAGGCAGGCTGCTGCCAAAAGCATTCTGGGATCAGATGATCCACTGCGAGCCTGGTCACAATGTAGTTCGGTCATATCCGGTGCAGAAAGCCGGCGCAGGATACACGGCCAAAATCGTCAACATCGTGGACGGCAAGCGCGACCAATGGTTCAGGCCATCGGATGTTTGCGTGGCTCCCGACGGTTCCCTGATCGTGTCAGACTGGTATGATCCGGGTGTAGGCGGGCACCAGGCGGGTGATCAGAACAAGGGCCGCATTTACCGTATTGCACCTCCCGGCACTACTTACCGCATTCCCAAAAACGATTTTACAACGGTAACAGGGGGAATTAAGGCACTTCAGAGTCCGAGTGTTTCGGTGCGGTACATGGCTTGGAATGCATTGAGCAAAATGGGCGACCAGGCAGTACCGGCACTTGAAGCTTTGTATCTGGATAAAAAAGCCAACCCGCGCATGCGCACCCGGGCCCTGTGGCTGCTCAGCAAAACCGCTGCCGGCGAAAGGAACATTGACAAGGCTGTAAAAGACGCAAACCCCGACATCCGCATTGCCGGATTGCGGGCTGCCAGCGAATTAAAAGCATTGCAGCTGATACCCTACATACAGCTTCTTGCCAGGGATACGGATCCGCAGGTACGCCGCGAATGTGCCCTGATGCTTCATAACAATGCTTCGCCCGAGGCTCCTGCCTTGTGGACACAGCTTGCACAGCAATATGACGGCAAGGATCGCTGGTACCTGGAAGCACTGGGTATTGCAGCCGAAGGTCAGTGGGATTCATTCTTCAAGGCATGGCTGAACAAGTCCGGGATAAATCCTGTGGCTTCACAAGCGGGCAAAGACATTGTTTGGCGGTCACGTTCCAGCGAGTCGGTGAACCTGCTCGCTTCCCTGGCAAGTGATTCCAATGTTCCGCTGAAAAGCCGCCTGCGCTATTTCCGTGCATTCGACTTCAATCCGGGAGCCACTCAGAAATCCAGTGCCTTGCTGAAAATTATGAAGGGAAATGCACCGGATCAGAGCAAAGTCAATGAGCTGGTACTGCGGCATCTTGATCCTGCATTTGTAAAACAAAGCCCTGAGGCAATGGCAGCCGTGCAAAAACTGCTCGATTCATCTTACGGCACGCCCGTATACCTTGAAATGCTCGGCCGGTATGAGCTGCCAGGTGAAAACCAGCGGCTGCTTGAAATGGCCGTGAAAGAACCTTATTCGGGCCTGGGCCGGGGCGCTGCTTCTCAGCTGATGAAGCAGGGCGGAGCAGAACTGATATGGTCGGTGATCAAAGGGAATGATGCAGATAAAAGTGAAGCCGCAGTAACTGCCATGCGGAGTATCGGCTCAAAAGAAGCACTCGATATGCTGAAAACCGTATCGCTCGACACCAAATACCCCGAGCCGCTGCGCCTTGCCTCGGCACGGGCGCTGGGCGGCACCATGAGCGGAGAGGATATTGTCCTTGACCTCTTGAAAGATGGAAAATATACGGGCGACATCAAGGCGGCAGCTGTAAAAGGTCTGGCCGGCGCCTGGCGGAAATCTGTTAAAATGGAAGCAGCCAAATACTCGGATGCAGGTGCCGTAGCAGCCAGAAAGCACCCGGATGTAAAAGAACTCATCACCATGAAAGGCAATGTTTCCAAAGGAAAGCAGGTGTTCTCATCCTACTGCTCCGTATGTCACCAGGTCAATGGAGAGGGTATGGATTTCGGACCGAAGTTATCCGAGATTGGCAGCAAGCTGCCCAAGGAAGCACAATATGCTGCCATTTTTGAGCCAAGTGCGGGTATCGGGTTCGGGTATGAAGGCTTTGAGGTAAAATTCAAGGATGGTTCGACCGTTTCGGGGATTATATCCAGCAAAACCGAAACTGACCTGATCATGAAGTTTCCGGGTGGTTCTACGCAGGAATACAAAATGTCACAGGTCAAATCCATTAAACAGCTCAGCGACTCCATGATGCCCGCCGGCCTCCCCGATGCCATGAGCACGGAGGAGCTCGTCAGTCTGGTGGATTATCTGAGTAATCTGAAAAAATAG
- a CDS encoding glycosyltransferase family 87 protein has translation MQAINRFLTNHQYLLFVYIALAVFASLQSYFGRLDSFVPGGHLYTHYNNYIIFKQSFFHLIHGQDLYAEFIEEQGDLFKYSPTFALVFGILAILPDVVGLTLWNVLNAVVLFYAIEHLPRFTARTKGLILVFVVVELLTAMQNEQSNALIAGLFLLMFGALEKRNYWLASFFLISTIYIKLFGIVALALYLLYPGKLKLTYTTAFWVLLFTLLPLIVVDSGQFVFLYKSWGNLLSNDHSISDGLSVIGWLKSWFGWDGNKTYVSVAGAILFCIPLLRIRQYGDFTFRALFLASVMIWVVIFNHRAESPTFIIAAGGVAIWYYSQKQTTANYVLLVLAFVFTTLAPTDIFPKFVRNEWFKPYVVKAVPCILVWGKIWLDLMFGKLEEREENPVAALQE, from the coding sequence ATGCAGGCTATCAACCGCTTTTTAACTAATCATCAATACCTGCTTTTCGTGTATATCGCCCTGGCCGTTTTTGCCAGTCTGCAATCGTACTTCGGGCGGCTCGACAGCTTTGTACCGGGTGGACATTTGTACACCCACTACAACAATTATATTATTTTCAAGCAGTCTTTTTTTCACCTGATCCACGGGCAGGATCTGTATGCGGAATTTATTGAGGAGCAGGGAGATTTGTTCAAGTACAGTCCGACCTTTGCACTGGTTTTCGGTATCCTGGCAATCCTTCCGGACGTTGTGGGACTTACCCTCTGGAACGTACTGAATGCAGTAGTCCTGTTTTATGCGATAGAGCATTTACCCAGGTTTACAGCACGCACCAAGGGACTGATCCTCGTTTTTGTGGTGGTTGAGCTGCTTACAGCAATGCAGAACGAGCAAAGCAATGCGCTGATCGCCGGGTTGTTCCTGCTCATGTTCGGCGCACTGGAAAAGCGGAATTACTGGCTGGCTTCCTTTTTCCTGATATCCACCATTTACATCAAACTGTTCGGGATTGTGGCGCTGGCGCTTTACCTGCTGTATCCCGGAAAGCTGAAGCTGACCTATACCACGGCTTTCTGGGTATTGCTTTTTACCCTGCTGCCGCTGATTGTTGTGGATAGCGGGCAGTTTGTGTTTTTGTATAAAAGCTGGGGAAACCTGCTGTCCAATGATCACTCCATATCCGACGGACTTTCTGTTATCGGATGGCTGAAATCGTGGTTCGGCTGGGATGGGAATAAAACGTACGTGAGTGTGGCAGGAGCAATACTGTTCTGTATTCCACTGCTCAGGATCAGGCAATATGGTGATTTTACATTCCGGGCGCTGTTCCTGGCGTCGGTAATGATTTGGGTGGTTATCTTCAATCACCGCGCCGAGTCCCCTACATTCATCATTGCAGCGGGCGGTGTGGCCATATGGTACTATTCGCAGAAACAAACCACTGCCAACTATGTGCTGCTGGTGCTTGCATTTGTATTCACAACACTCGCTCCTACGGATATTTTTCCAAAATTTGTTCGCAATGAATGGTTCAAGCCTTACGTGGTTAAGGCAGTGCCGTGTATCCTGGTATGGGGTAAGATCTGGCTGGATCTGATGTTCGGCAAACTGGAAGAAAGGGAAGAAAACCCAGTGGCTGCGTTGCAGGAGTGA